The Schistocerca nitens isolate TAMUIC-IGC-003100 chromosome 7, iqSchNite1.1, whole genome shotgun sequence genome contains a region encoding:
- the LOC126195478 gene encoding uncharacterized protein LOC126195478, translating into MCGSGHLMWLVGIRDSGPPAITSVIDGHELSSLQAAEVSSSTGRYAKADIIALIFAGSLRSQTRAAEPGADGRGNTSDQRGPWKPRLAGADGDGTPGAVQTSYEAPSKKQKWRPRKQPGYRAPDTTDDVRVPRERPSRERTAGGTPATREDHESRVWRARTGDGSLGAVQTSYEAPSKKQKGRPRKQPGYRAPDTTDDVRVPRERPSRERTAGGTPATREDHGSRVWRARTETEHSARCRPVTKRPARNRSGDRGNSQDTEHQTLKMTSASPESGRAGSGRQEEHQRPERTMEAASGGRGRRRNTRRGADQLRSAQAAEPGAHGRGNTSDQRGPWKPRLAGADGDGTLGAVQTSYEAPSKKQKWRPRKQPGYRAPDTTDDVRVPRERPTRKRTAGGTPATREDHGSRVWRARAGDGTLGAVQTSYEAPSKKQKWRPRKQPGYRAPDTTDDVRVPRERPSRERTAGGTPATREDHGSRVWRARTETEHSARCRPVTKRPARNRSGDRGNSQDTEHQTLQMTSASPESGRAGSGRQGEHQRPERTMEAASGGRGPETEHSARCRPVTKRPARNRSGDRGNSQDTEHQTLKMTSASPESGRAGSGRQGEHQRPERTMEAASGGQFELVFRTEQTCYAYAPMSSASSSATGVADRRPAELASSAAPSGPHTMTPRQRLKGNDLLTTTARTLDMTMDYSSDASFEDDATRPSPSQFRRKRSDSGPRLPHVAPTDDGFIRPPKKKQAKNQAPADAPVVPVSNRISSQYLRVNTTVPQPLPVVKTMRTGASGGCGPETDHSARCRPVTKRPARNRSGDRGNSQDTEHQTLQMTSASPESGRPGSGRQGEHQRPDRTMEAVSGGRGLETDHSARCRPVTKRPARNRSGDRGNSQDTEHQTLQMASASPESGRAGSGRQGEHQRPERTMEAASGGRGPETDHSARCRPVTKRPARNRSGDRGNSQDTEHQTLQMTSASPESGRAGSGRQGEHQRPERTMEAASGGRGLETDHSARCRPVTKRPARNRSGDRGNSQDTEHQTLQMTSASPESGRAGSGRQGEHQRPERTMEAASGGQFELVFRTEQTCYVCAPMSSASSSATGLADRRPTELASSAAPSGPPTMTTRQIRKGNDLLTTTARTLDMTMDYSSDASLEDDATRPSPVQFRRKRSDSGPGLPHVAPTDDGFIRPPKKKQAKNQAPADAPVVPVSNSLDYADRCVWWARTGDRTLGAVQTSYEAPSKKQKWRPRKQPGYRAPDTTDDVRVPRERPSREQKAGGTPATREDHGSRVWRARTGDGTLGAVQTSYEAPSKKQKWRPSKQPGYRAPDTTDDVRVPRERPSRERTAGGTPATREDHGSRVWWARTGDGTLGAVQTSYEAPSKKQKWRPRKQPGYRAPDTTDDVRVPRERPSRERTAGGTPATREDHGSRVWRARTGEGTLGAVQTSYEAPSKKQKWRPRKQPGHKAPDTTDDVRVPRERPSRERTAGGTPTTREDHGSRVWRARTAEGTSDAARTG; encoded by the exons AGAGCGGCCGAGCCGGGAGCGGACGGCAgggggaacaccagcgaccagagaggaccatggaagccgcgtctggcgggcgcggacggaGACGGAACACCCGGCGCGGTGCAGACCAGTTACGAAGCGCCCAGCAAGAAACAGAAGTGGAGACcgaggaaacagccaggatacagaGCACCAGACACTACAGATGACGTCCGCGTCCCCAGAGAGCGGCCGAGCCGGGAGCGGACGGCAgggggaacaccagcgaccagagaggaccaTGAAAGCcgtgtctggcgggcgcggaccggaGACGGATCACTCGGCGCGGTGCAGACCAGTTACGAAGCGCCCAGCAAGAAACAGAAGGGGAGACcgaggaaacagccaggatacagaGCACCAGACACTACAGATGACGTCCGCGTCCCCAGAGAGCGGCCGAGCCGGGAGCGGACGGCAGgaggaacaccagcgaccagagaggaccatggaagccgcgtctggcgggcgcggacggaGACGGAACACTCGGCGCGGTGCAGACCAGTTACGAAGCGCCCAGCAAGAAACAGAAGTGGAGACcgaggaaacagccaggatacagaGCACCAGACACTAAAGATGACGTCCGCGTCCCCAGAGAGCGGCCGAGCCGGGAGCGGACGGCAGgaggaacaccagcgaccagagaggaccatggaagccgcgtctggcgggcgcggacggaGACGGAACACTCGGCGCGGTGCAGACCAGTTACGAAGCGCCCA AGCGGCCGAGCCGGGAGCGCACGGCAgggggaacaccagcgaccagagaggaccatggaagccgcgtctggcgggcgcggacggaGACGGAACACTCGGCGCGGTGCAGACCAGTTACGAAGCGCCCAGCAAGAAACAGAAGTGGAGACcgaggaaacagccaggatacagaGCACCAGACACTACAGATGACGTCCGCGTACCCAGAGAGCGGCCGACCCGGAAGCGGACGGCAgggggaacaccagcgaccagagaggaccatggaagccgcgtctggcgggcgcgggCCGGAGACGGAACACTCGGCGCGGTGCAGACCAGTTACGAAGCGCCCAGCAAGAAACAGAAGTGGAGACcgaggaaacagccaggatacagaGCACCAGACACTACAGATGACGTCCGCGTCCCCAGAGAGCGGCCGAGCCGCGAGCGGACGGCAGgaggaacaccagcgaccagagaggaccatggaagccgcgtctggcgggcgcggacggaGACGGAACACTCGGCGCGGTGCAGACCAGTTACGAAGCGCCCAGCAAGAAACAGAAGTGGAGACcgaggaaacagccaggatacagaGCACCAGACACTACAGATGACGTCCGCGTCCCCAGAGAGCGGCCGAGCCGGAAGCGGACGGCAgggggaacaccagcgaccagagaggaccatggaagccgcgtctggcgggcgcgggCCGGAGACGGAACACTCGGCGCGGTGCAGACCAGTTACGAAGCGCCCAGCAAGAAACAGAAGTGGAGACcgaggaaacagccaggatacagaGCACCAGACACTAAAGATGACGTCCGCGTCCCCAGAGAGCGGCCGAGCCGGGAGCGGACGGCAgggggaacaccagcgaccagagaggaccaTGGAAGCCGCGTCTGGCGGGCAGTTCGAGTTAGTCTTCCGTACCGAGCAGACGTGCTACGCGTACGCCCCCATGAGTTCGGCATCTAGCTcagcgacgggtgtggcggatcgccgtccggcggagcttgcttcgtcggcggccccatccggcccccacaccatgacgccccGGCAAAGGCTGAAGGGCAATGATTTATTGACGACCACAGCGAGGACCCTGGACATGACGATGGATTATTCTTCTGATGCGTCGTTTGAAGACGACGCTACTCGCCCGTCGCCGTCGCAGTTTCGACGGAAACGCAGCGATTCCGGACCTAGACTGCCCCATGTGGCGCCCACCGACGACGGCTTCATTCGTCCGCCAAAAAAGAAGCAGGCGAAGAACCAGGCACCGGCAGACGCACCTGTAGTGCCTGTAAGCAACAG AATTAGTAGTCAATACCTTCGGGTAAATACTACCGTCCCTCAACCCCTGCCGGTAGTTAAGACGATGCGGACCGGTGCGTCTGGCGGGTGCGGACCGGAGACGGATCACTCGGCGCGGTGCAGACCAGTTACGAAGCGCCCAGCAAGAAACAGAAGTGGAGACcgaggaaacagccaggatacagaGCACCAGACACTACAGATGACGTCCGCGTCCCCAGAGAGCGGCCGACCCGGAAGCGGACGGCAgggggaacaccagcgaccagataGGACCATGGAAGCCGTGTCTGGCGGTCGCGGACTGGAGACGGATCACTCAGCGCGGTGCAGACCAGTTACGAAGCGCCCAGCAAGAAACAGAAGTGGAGACcgaggaaacagccaggatacagaGCACCAGACACTACAGATGGCGTCTGCGTCCCCAGAGAGCGGCCGAGCCGGGAGCGGACGGCAgggggaacaccagcgaccagagaggaccatggaagccgcgtctggcgggcgtggACCGGAGACGGATCACTCGGCGCGGTGCAGACCAGTTACGAAGCGCCCAGCAAGAAACAGAAGTGGAGACcgaggaaacagccaggatacagaGCACCAGACACTACAGATGACGTCCGCGTCCCCAGAGAGCGGCCGAGCCGGGAGCGGACGGCAgggggaacaccagcgaccagagaggaccatggaagccgcgtctggcgggcgcgggCTGGAGACGGATCACTCGGCGCGGTGCAGACCAGTTACGAAGCGCCCAGCAAGGAACAGAAGTGGAGACCGAGGAAATAGCCAGGATACAGAGCACCAGACACTACAGATGACGTCCGCGTCCCCAGAGAGCGGCCGAGCCGGAAGCGGTCGTCAgggggaacaccagcgaccagagaggaccaTGGAAGCCGCGTCTGGCGGGCAGTTCGAGTTAGTCTTCCGTACCGAGCAGACGTGCTACGTGTGCGCTCCCATGAGTTCGGCATCTAGCTCAGCGACGGGCTTGGCGGATCGCCGCCCGACGGAGCTTGcttcgtcggcggccccatccggcccccccacCATGACGACCCGGCAAATCCGGAAGGGCAATGATTTATTGACGACCACAGCAAGGACCCTGGACATGACGATGGATTATTCTTCTGATGCGTCGTTGGAAGACGACGCTACTCGCCCGTCGCCGGTGCAGTTTCGACGGAAACGCAGCGATTCCGGACCTGGACTGCCCCATGTGGCGCCCACGGACGACGGCTTCATTCGTCCGCCAAAAAAGAAGCAGGCGAAGAACCAGGCACCGGCAGACGCACCTGTAGTGCCTGTAAGCAACAG TTTAGACTATGCGGACCGGTGCGTCTGGTGGGCGCGGACTGGAGACAGAACACTCGGCGCGGTGCAGACCAGTTACGAAGCGCCCAGCAAGAAACAGAAGTGGAGACcgaggaaacagccaggatacagaGCACCAGACACTACAGATGACGTCCGCGTCCCCAGAGAGCGGCCGAGTCGGGAGCAGAAGGCAgggggaacaccagcgaccagagaggaccatggaagccgcgtctggcgggcgcggaccggaGACGGAACACTCGGCGCGGTGCAGACCAGTTACGAAGCGCCCAGCAAGAAACAGAAGTGGAGACCGAGCAAACAGCCAGGATACAGAGCACCAGACACTACAGATGACGTCCGCGTCCCCAGAGAGCGGCCGAGCCGGGAGCGGACGGCAgggggaacaccagcgaccagggAGGACCATGGAAGCCGcgtctggtgggcgcggaccggaGACGGAACACTCGGCGCGGTGCAGACCAGTTACGAAGCGCCCAGCAAGAAACAGAAGTGGAGACcgaggaaacagccaggatacagaGCACCAGACACTACAGATGACGTCCGCGTCCCCAGAGAGCGGCCGAGCCGGGAGCGGACGGCAgggggaacaccagcgaccagagaggaccatggaagccgcgtctggcgggcgcggaccggaGAGGGAACACTCGGCGCGGTGCAGACCAGTTACGAAGCGCCCAGCAAGAAACAGAAGTGGAGACCGAGGAAACAGCCAGGACACAAAGCACCAGACACTACAGATGACGTCCGCGTCCCCAGAGAGCGGCCGAGCCGGGAGCGGACGGCAGGGGGAACACCAACGACCAGAGAGGACCATGgaagccgcgtctggcgggcgcggaccgcggagggaaCATCCGATGCGGCGCGGACCGGCTAG